CAACCGCCTTGGCTTACGTGCTTGGAAAACTGGGCCAGGTGGGCATCTTGGCGCTGGCGCAAACTACGCTCTTGATGACCGTTGCTACGCTCGGCTTTGGCGCGACGCTGCCCGACTCACCCAGGAAGTGGGGAATATTCATTTCCACATTGCTACTGGGCATCGCATGCGGGGCTGCCCTTGGTTTCGGACTGTCTGTCCTCTTACCGACTGTGCGCTCAGCCAACGGCGTTATCGTTCCAACAGTGCTGGTGCTCCAGTTCTTCTCCGGGGTGTTCTTTCCTTTTGACAGTCTGCCGGGATGGATGCAAACAGTCGCGAGTGTCTTTCCCTTGCGCTGGCTGGCTTCGGGAATGAGGGCGGCGCTATTTCCTGACTACATGGCACAGATGGAGCCGTCCGGTAGCTTTGACGTCGCCGTAGGATTGGTGGTGTTGTCCGCCTGGACCGTCGTATCCATCGTGATTGCGGTCCGCTTTTTCCGTTGGGTACCCCATGAGCAAAGTTGAGTCCGAGAAATGGTATTGGACGGCGCCGCTGGTCGGACTCGGCGTGGCAGTCGTTCTTTTGGCCGCGTTCACGAACGCACCTAACGCTGTACTCACGGGCGTTAGTGTCTTAGTCCTCTTACTCGCGTGGGCATTGCTAGTACTGTCCCGGAATGCTTCGCTTGGCACAGGAAAACCAGAGAGCCTCTTCCCTGTTGCCGTTGTTGTCTCCATGGGTCTTGGGATCATGGGGAGCGAGTGGATGCAGATGCTACTTTTTGTCTGCTATCCCCTCGTTTTCATTGTGTCCAGACGACTGCTGACGGGTGTCATCTGGGCGTGGGCGCTCACAGCGGCAGTCGCTATCGGACTCCTGTACGACGGGACGGCGACTTGGGAGGTCCTTTGGTACTCCCTGGTCGTTGGCTCGTTTGCAACCGCAATGGGCGTCTGGATCAGCAGGATCTGGGAGTGGGGAGTCGAGCGCGAAAGAATGCGCTCTGAACTAGCGTCCTCCCAAGAACAACTTCTTACGGTAACCGGGCAACAGGCGACACAAGCGGAACGGGAGCGGATCGCGCGCGAGGTGCATGACACCCTGGCGCAGGGCTACGTGGCGATTATTGCCCTAGCCCAGAGTCCGGGTACACGCCCACAGATCGAGCTGGTAGCCAGAGAAAACCTTGCTGAAGCCCGGGCGCTAATCAATGCATGGCGTTCTCCCGCCTTGGAAGATCGAGATCTAACCGAGGCGTTATCACGTCTTGCTGCCAGTAGCTATGCAAACTTTGAGGGAGGGGCCGAAGGCGTACCTGTCGAGATTGAGACGTCACTCTACCGCGCGGCAGGCGAAGCGTTGCATAACGTTAGGCGGCACGCGGGCGCGAGCAATGTCCTCGTCCAACTGGAGGAAGACTCCGAGGCGTACATACTGCGGGTCAGTGACGACGGTGTCGGGATGGGCGAGGCGGCAGAGGGAAATGGACTATCGGGCATGAGGGAGCGAGCGGCCATGCTGGGAGGGAGCGTGGCGATCACATCGGGAAACGGGACGACCGTGTGCATCCGCATCCCGAAAGAGGCTCCACTGCGGGAGGCGACATGATTCAGGTGATGGTGGTCGATGACCATCCGGTTGTCCGAGCGGGAATAGTCGCGATGGTCCAAAGTGACCCTGAAATCGTCGTGAGCGGTGAGGCCGGGAACGGCGTCGAGGCATTGGACCTGTTGGAAGATGTCGAGGTAGACGTGGTTTTGACAGATCTGAGGATGCCGCAAATGGACGGAGTCTCACTTACCGCTGCCCTCGCGACGCGAGCCGAACTGCCGCGCGTGGTTGTACTGACAACCTATGATTCAGACGCCGAAATTCTGCGGGCGGTCGAGGCTGGTGCGGTCGGATATCTCCTCAAGGACGCTCCGAAGGAACAGATTATTGAGGGAGTTCGGGCTGCGGCCGCCGGCCATGCCTCGTTGTCGCCACGTGTTGCGGCGGCGCTGGTGGCTAGAGTCCGGGCGCCGGAGGCGGCCACCCTAACGGTGCGTGAAACCGAGGTGTTAGAACTTGTTGCGTCGGGGGCGACGAACTCTCAGATTGCTCGCGGTCTCGGAGTTTCACTCGGGACGGTGAAGGCACATTTGGAGCACTCGTACACGAAGCTCGATGCGCGGGATCGGGCTTCGGCGGTGGCGAAAGCGATCGCGGCTGGGATAATCCGATAGCAGGGGCAGATCCCTGATCGAGCCTCGATGCCCGGCTTCGGAGTGTCGTGTTCTAGGAAGCTTTAGCGGCGCGATCGACGCCCCACGCCATAAGCAATCCCAAGGCCAAGACCATCGCCGAGGTGAGCACCGCGGAAGCACAGGCCGCTGCGGCGCCAGCCGACGCGTCAATCCCAATCCCCGTTCCCGCTCCAGTCAGCGATAGTCCAAGCGCTGCGGCAAGAACCGACCCGCCGATAGTCGACCCCAGTGCAGTTCCGAGTTGTCGGACAGTTGACTGTGTCGCTGACCCAATACCGGATTCATCGGCTGGAACATCGTGCAGGATTGTCGACGTCAGTTGAGCCGAAGCGAGACCAAGCCCGACACCATAAGGGACAAGAACGAGCGCGACCCATGGCCCGGCCCACTGCTGGTGTAGAGCGAGCGCCGTCATCAAAGTGCCGACGATCTCCAGGCCCAAACCAAGCAGGACCACTCGAGTCGCGCCCATGCGGACGGCTAGGTGTCTCGCTGCGGCGCCTGAGAGGAACGCCCCGGCGGCCATGGAAGCCAGGACAGCCCCGGAAGACAGAGGACTGAGTCCGAGCCCGGAAACCAGGTAGAGGGGAAGCACAAACAGAAGAGAGAACTCGCCGATCGCCACAAGACCGGCCGTGATGTTCCCTAGGGTGAAGGTGCGGAGCCGGAACAGCGAAAGGTCCAGTAGTGCAGGTTTGCCAACCTTTTGACGGTGTTTTTGCCAAACGACAAATCCCACTAGGATCACCGCGCCCGCACCGATGGCAACCGGGACTGCAGAAACCGGGGCTGCCGGGCCCCAAGTTAGACTTCCGAGAACCAACGTGCCCGTCGGAGTCCACCAGCCCAGCGAGTTAGCCTCAATGAGCCCGAACACGATTGCTCCGAAGCCAAGGGCGCTCATCACTGCGCCGATTGGGTCTGCGCCGCCCCCACCCTCATTCGAGCGGGTCTCGTCAACATAAACTAACGCACCCACGAAGACCATGAGTCCCAAGGGCACGTTCACCCAGAAAATCCACGGCCATTGCAGGAACTGCGTGATGGCACCTCCGACGAGGGGTCCGAGGGCTGCCGACCCCGACATCACTGCGCCCCACACCCCGAAGGCCGCTGCGCGGTCACGGCCTCGAAACGTGGCATTAACCGTCGAAAGGGTGGAGGGAAGAACCATGGATCCGCCAATGCCCTGCACCACCCGAGAGACGAGGAGCGGACCAATGGATGAGGAAAGGGCAGCCATCACTGAACCAGCGACGAAGGTCGCAACTCCTATCAGCATGAGACGACGACGACCCGTTGCGTCCCCAAGTCTGCCCATCGACAGAAGCAAAGCTGCGAAAACAACCGAGTAAAGACTCGTAATCCACTGTGCATCTGCGATGTTGAGTCCCAGATCCGTCACGATTATCGGCATTGATACCGCGACGATCGTACCATCCAAAACGACTAAACCCAGTCCCAAGGCAAGTATCCATAACCCGACCCACTGGCGCCGCGTTGCTCCACTGCGGTGATCCCGTAGCACCGGATCTGCGGTCGTGTAAGACTTCGTTCCGACCGCACCGCCATCTGTAGACATGCTAGCCCTCGATCTTTGCGACACCATGTCGCTAACTGACACCAACATATCTAGTCAGCGCTGGGCGTGACAAGATGGATACGGAAGTGTCGCTAAGTTGCCCCGACGCGAGTTCAGCGAGCATCCGGGAGAGCGCTACTCCCGAAGTCAACGAGGCATCACCAGAAATCCCGAAGGCCGCACAGAAGGGCAGATGACTATGCCGAGGATCCAAGCTGCGACGGTGGCCGAACACCACGCGAACGTCGAAGCGCGCCTGATTGATGCCGCCGAGTCTTTGCTCCGCGCCGATCCTCATTCGCAACTCACTGCAGGAAAAGTATCTGGGCAAGCTGGGATCGCTCGGACTAGTATCTATCGCTACGTCGAGTCCGTTGATGACCTGGTCGGACTGGTCATCGCCCGCCATCTTCCGACATGGATCCAAGCTGTCAACGATGCTACGACCTCGGCGGGGTCCGATCCCATTGACAACCTGGTTGCCTGGACCGGGGCGAACATAGAACAAGCCGCCCTAACCGGTCACGCTTGGCTGATGGAGGCGGCAAGGGCCAGGCCGTCGCGTCACTCGGAGGAAGCTTCACGCGGAGCCCACGGGGCCCTGGAGATGAGTTTATTGGCCCTGTGGAAGCGAATAGTTGGCGATGAAGAGCAACGAAAGGCCGCGACACTAATAACCAACGGGATCATCGAAAGCGGGTTTCGCCTGTTGGAAGGCGGAATGGACCCGGACATCGTCTGTGAAGTGTCGTGCCGAGCTGTCCGTGGCCTCGCCCTCGAAATGACTGACTAGCTGTCGGGTATTCCGAAGGCACTCACCCACAACGAATAACCTCACCAGACGAATAATCCGAGTTGTCGTCCAGCTCATAGCAAAGCGGACGCAGGGCTACGTTCGCTCTACCGACACATCACGCTTGTACTATTTGGACCCCGGAGAAGAAAGTTGGAGGGCCCCGTAGGCCACCATCGGCAGAGGCTCAGCCAGACCTGACAGGTCAACTCCCTGAAGAACCGTGTAAAAGGCAGCCGTCAGTTCAGCCAACGACGCCACGTGAGAATGTAGCAAGTCTTGTTGATAGTCGATCTGCCGGATTATGCCAGACAACTGGCCTTCCAAACCTCGACGCGCAATCGCAAGCCCCCAGGCCGCGAGGAATCCTCTAACCCGCTGAATTGCCGCGTTTGCTTCATCCAACCTATCGCCGACTTGGATGAGTTCAGTCTGTAGCTCCTTTAGCCCAGCGGCTAGCA
The sequence above is a segment of the Actinomycetaceae bacterium MB13-C1-2 genome. Coding sequences within it:
- a CDS encoding response regulator transcription factor encodes the protein MIQVMVVDDHPVVRAGIVAMVQSDPEIVVSGEAGNGVEALDLLEDVEVDVVLTDLRMPQMDGVSLTAALATRAELPRVVVLTTYDSDAEILRAVEAGAVGYLLKDAPKEQIIEGVRAAAAGHASLSPRVAAALVARVRAPEAATLTVRETEVLELVASGATNSQIARGLGVSLGTVKAHLEHSYTKLDARDRASAVAKAIAAGIIR
- a CDS encoding MFS transporter codes for the protein MSTDGGAVGTKSYTTADPVLRDHRSGATRRQWVGLWILALGLGLVVLDGTIVAVSMPIIVTDLGLNIADAQWITSLYSVVFAALLLSMGRLGDATGRRRLMLIGVATFVAGSVMAALSSSIGPLLVSRVVQGIGGSMVLPSTLSTVNATFRGRDRAAAFGVWGAVMSGSAALGPLVGGAITQFLQWPWIFWVNVPLGLMVFVGALVYVDETRSNEGGGGADPIGAVMSALGFGAIVFGLIEANSLGWWTPTGTLVLGSLTWGPAAPVSAVPVAIGAGAVILVGFVVWQKHRQKVGKPALLDLSLFRLRTFTLGNITAGLVAIGEFSLLFVLPLYLVSGLGLSPLSSGAVLASMAAGAFLSGAAARHLAVRMGATRVVLLGLGLEIVGTLMTALALHQQWAGPWVALVLVPYGVGLGLASAQLTSTILHDVPADESGIGSATQSTVRQLGTALGSTIGGSVLAAALGLSLTGAGTGIGIDASAGAAAACASAVLTSAMVLALGLLMAWGVDRAAKAS
- a CDS encoding TetR/AcrR family transcriptional regulator, with product MPRREFSEHPGERYSRSQRGITRNPEGRTEGQMTMPRIQAATVAEHHANVEARLIDAAESLLRADPHSQLTAGKVSGQAGIARTSIYRYVESVDDLVGLVIARHLPTWIQAVNDATTSAGSDPIDNLVAWTGANIEQAALTGHAWLMEAARARPSRHSEEASRGAHGALEMSLLALWKRIVGDEEQRKAATLITNGIIESGFRLLEGGMDPDIVCEVSCRAVRGLALEMTD
- a CDS encoding sensor histidine kinase, with the protein product MSKVESEKWYWTAPLVGLGVAVVLLAAFTNAPNAVLTGVSVLVLLLAWALLVLSRNASLGTGKPESLFPVAVVVSMGLGIMGSEWMQMLLFVCYPLVFIVSRRLLTGVIWAWALTAAVAIGLLYDGTATWEVLWYSLVVGSFATAMGVWISRIWEWGVERERMRSELASSQEQLLTVTGQQATQAERERIAREVHDTLAQGYVAIIALAQSPGTRPQIELVARENLAEARALINAWRSPALEDRDLTEALSRLAASSYANFEGGAEGVPVEIETSLYRAAGEALHNVRRHAGASNVLVQLEEDSEAYILRVSDDGVGMGEAAEGNGLSGMRERAAMLGGSVAITSGNGTTVCIRIPKEAPLREAT
- a CDS encoding ABC transporter permease, with the protein product MSALPSTPLVAARRVPFELLSFAREVSSLFFNFAYPTLMYLIFVGSGVFSDGLERTDFGMNQFFLPGMVATGVILATTQELGMRVVEERETSLLKRLRTTPTTALAYVLGKLGQVGILALAQTTLLMTVATLGFGATLPDSPRKWGIFISTLLLGIACGAALGFGLSVLLPTVRSANGVIVPTVLVLQFFSGVFFPFDSLPGWMQTVASVFPLRWLASGMRAALFPDYMAQMEPSGSFDVAVGLVVLSAWTVVSIVIAVRFFRWVPHEQS